The following proteins come from a genomic window of Dreissena polymorpha isolate Duluth1 chromosome 1, UMN_Dpol_1.0, whole genome shotgun sequence:
- the LOC127864507 gene encoding bone morphogenetic protein 7-like isoform X2 has product MDLPKFLCCLGLFLETYQLVFCSEFFADNRLQQTMIVDHHNKRKQAEMQHEILTLLGLHQRPNIVKHEYENSAPKFMITLYNSLLNEDGETVTDDIEFHSRVNLTLGKAIEHINGTDVIRSFINHASKIPHLRHDRDITFYFDTTDVAMSELVMGAEFRLYKEGRKSRDADCRIEIFRIAQGHDLEDKILEPEANVTIPWDFEGWVNMNVTRALSLWSYIPSTNLGLYIKVTSLGGEPRQIEPAKFGIVGRRGPEDQQAFLVGFFKMAREVKVRVRRSAETKDNETPNESENYYYWGGDSYSMDNYRKSACQRHTLYVSFRSLGWQDWIIAPDGYAAFYCGGECTFPLGSQMNATNHAIVQTLVHLTRPYQIPKPCCAPTKLSSIQVLYFDEKSNVVLKKYKNMKVKACGCH; this is encoded by the exons ATGGATCTACCAAAATTCCTGTGTTGTTTGGGTCTTTTCCTCGAAACATATCAACTGGTCTTCTGCTCCGAGTTTTTCGCGGACAATCGTTTACAGCAGACGATGATTGTTGACCACCACAACAAACGCAAACAGGCAGAAATGCAGCACGAAATTTTGACGTTACTCGGCCTACACCAACGTCCGAACATCGTGAAACACGAATACGAAAATTCGGCACCAAAGTTCATGATTACCCTGTATAATTCGCTGCTTAACGAAGACGGAGAAACAGTAACAGACGACATAGAGTTCCACAGTAGAGTCAACCTTACATTGGGAAAAGCCATAGAACACATAAATGGAACTGACGTCATACGTAGTTTTATTAACCACG CAAGCAAGATACCCCACTTGCGTCACGACCGGGACATCACTTTCTACTTTGACACGACTGACGTCGCCATGTCGGAGCTCGTCATGGGGGCCGAGTTCCGGTTGTATAAGGAGGGCCGGAAGTCCCGAGATGCCGACTGTAGGATCGAGATCTTTCGTATAGCACAGGGACATGATCTTGA AGACAAGATTCTGGAACCGGAAGCGAACGTGACGATCCCCTGGGACTTCGAGGGTTGGGTAAACATGAACGTGACTCGGGCCCTCTCGCTGTGGTCTTACATCCCCTCTACCAACCTGGGGCTCTACATAAAGGTCACTTCACTTGGGGGTG AACCCCGCCAAATCGAACCTGCGAAATTTGGAATCGTCGGGCGCCGAGGGCCGGAAGACCAACAAGCTTTCCTCGTTGGTTTCTTCAAAATGGCGCGTGAGGTCAAAGTTCGCGTCCGGCGGTCGGCAGAGACTAAGGACAACGAAACACCTAACGAGTCCGAGAACTACTATTACTGGGGCGGGGACAGCTACT CGATGGACAACTACCGGAAGAGCGCCTGTCAGCGCCACACTCTGTACGTGAGCTTCCGGAGCCTCGGATGGCAG GACTGGATTATTGCCCCTGATGGTTACGCGGCGTTTTACTGTGGCGGTGAGTGCACCTTTCCGCTAGGCTCCCAGATGAACGCGACTAATCACGCCATCGTCCAGACGCTTGTACATCTCACACGGCCCTACCAG ATTCCCAAGCCATGCTGCGCACCGACGAAATTGTCATCGATCCAAGTTCTTTACTTTGATGAAAAATCGAACGTCGTGTTGAAGAAGTACAAAAACATGAAAGTGAAGGCCTGCGGGTGCCATTAG
- the LOC127864507 gene encoding bone morphogenetic protein 7-like isoform X1 gives MDLPKFLCCLGLFLETYQLVFCSEFFADNRLQQTMIVDHHNKRKQAEMQHEILTLLGLHQRPNIVKHEYENSAPKFMITLYNSLLNEDGETVTDDIEFHSRVNLTLGKAIEHINGTDVIRSFINHASKIPHLRHDRDITFYFDTTDVAMSELVMGAEFRLYKEGRKSRDADCRIEIFRIAQGHDLDSRDKILEPEANVTIPWDFEGWVNMNVTRALSLWSYIPSTNLGLYIKVTSLGGEPRQIEPAKFGIVGRRGPEDQQAFLVGFFKMAREVKVRVRRSAETKDNETPNESENYYYWGGDSYSMDNYRKSACQRHTLYVSFRSLGWQDWIIAPDGYAAFYCGGECTFPLGSQMNATNHAIVQTLVHLTRPYQIPKPCCAPTKLSSIQVLYFDEKSNVVLKKYKNMKVKACGCH, from the exons ATGGATCTACCAAAATTCCTGTGTTGTTTGGGTCTTTTCCTCGAAACATATCAACTGGTCTTCTGCTCCGAGTTTTTCGCGGACAATCGTTTACAGCAGACGATGATTGTTGACCACCACAACAAACGCAAACAGGCAGAAATGCAGCACGAAATTTTGACGTTACTCGGCCTACACCAACGTCCGAACATCGTGAAACACGAATACGAAAATTCGGCACCAAAGTTCATGATTACCCTGTATAATTCGCTGCTTAACGAAGACGGAGAAACAGTAACAGACGACATAGAGTTCCACAGTAGAGTCAACCTTACATTGGGAAAAGCCATAGAACACATAAATGGAACTGACGTCATACGTAGTTTTATTAACCACG CAAGCAAGATACCCCACTTGCGTCACGACCGGGACATCACTTTCTACTTTGACACGACTGACGTCGCCATGTCGGAGCTCGTCATGGGGGCCGAGTTCCGGTTGTATAAGGAGGGCCGGAAGTCCCGAGATGCCGACTGTAGGATCGAGATCTTTCGTATAGCACAGGGACATGATCTTGA tTCCAGAGACAAGATTCTGGAACCGGAAGCGAACGTGACGATCCCCTGGGACTTCGAGGGTTGGGTAAACATGAACGTGACTCGGGCCCTCTCGCTGTGGTCTTACATCCCCTCTACCAACCTGGGGCTCTACATAAAGGTCACTTCACTTGGGGGTG AACCCCGCCAAATCGAACCTGCGAAATTTGGAATCGTCGGGCGCCGAGGGCCGGAAGACCAACAAGCTTTCCTCGTTGGTTTCTTCAAAATGGCGCGTGAGGTCAAAGTTCGCGTCCGGCGGTCGGCAGAGACTAAGGACAACGAAACACCTAACGAGTCCGAGAACTACTATTACTGGGGCGGGGACAGCTACT CGATGGACAACTACCGGAAGAGCGCCTGTCAGCGCCACACTCTGTACGTGAGCTTCCGGAGCCTCGGATGGCAG GACTGGATTATTGCCCCTGATGGTTACGCGGCGTTTTACTGTGGCGGTGAGTGCACCTTTCCGCTAGGCTCCCAGATGAACGCGACTAATCACGCCATCGTCCAGACGCTTGTACATCTCACACGGCCCTACCAG ATTCCCAAGCCATGCTGCGCACCGACGAAATTGTCATCGATCCAAGTTCTTTACTTTGATGAAAAATCGAACGTCGTGTTGAAGAAGTACAAAAACATGAAAGTGAAGGCCTGCGGGTGCCATTAG